One genomic segment of Acidobacteriota bacterium includes these proteins:
- the rpsL gene encoding 30S ribosomal protein S12 gives MPTINQLVRKGRKVIKSRTKSPALNTCPQKRGVCVRVYTSTPKKPNSALRKVARVRLTNGIEVTTYIPGVGHNLQEHSIVMIRGGRVKDLPGVRYHVIRGTLDAVGVEDRRRSRSKYGAKRPKS, from the coding sequence GTGCCGACGATCAATCAGTTAGTCCGTAAGGGACGCAAGGTCATCAAGTCCCGGACCAAGAGTCCGGCCCTGAATACCTGCCCCCAGAAGCGGGGCGTCTGTGTTCGCGTGTACACGTCGACTCCCAAGAAGCCGAACTCGGCGCTGCGTAAAGTTGCACGCGTTCGTCTGACCAACGGGATCGAGGTCACGACCTACATCCCCGGTGTCGGGCACAACCTTCAAGAACACTCCATCGTGATGATTCGGGGTGGACGTGTGAAGGATCTGCCGGGTGTTCGCTATCACGTAATCCGAGGAACCCTGGACGCCGTGGGCGTCGAGGATCGACGACGGAGCCGTTCGAAGTACGGCGCCAAGCGGCCGAAGTCGTAA
- the rpoC gene encoding DNA-directed RNA polymerase subunit beta' → MNRPPFLFDKAKTINDFSAIRISLASPEKIRSWSYGEVTKPETINYRTFKPERDGLFCARIFGPVTDWECLCGKFKRMKHRGVVCDKCGVEVTQSKVRRERMGHIELASPVSHVWFFKGLPSRIGHLLDMTLRELERILYFEAYVVIDPGEAVELTEKEVLSEEQYRELQDKYPDGFQAGMGAEAIKEILARLDIESLAKEMRELMRTETSQQKRLKFAKRLKVVDAFRKSGNQPEWMILDVVPVIPPELRPLVPLDGGRFATSDLNDLYRRVINRNNRLKKLLDLKAPDVIVRNEKRMLQEAVDALFDNGRRGRVLRGSNNRPLKSLSDTIKGKQGRFRQNLLGKRVDYSGRSVIVVGPDLKLHQCGLPKKMALELFKPFIYNKLEEQGLVTTIKAAKEMVEMESAEVWDYLEEVIKEHPVLLNRAPTLHRLGIQAFEPVLVEGKAIKIHPLVCTAFNADFDGDQMAVHVPLSAKSQIEAMVLMLSTNNILSPSNGLPIVNPSQDIVLGCYYMTQEKASAKGAGRMFGSQQEVLLAYQAGEVETLTPITLRYSGNLIDLTTLPPKEQDNVVRAPEQTVEAYRLQTTVGRVLFNNALSEGLPFVNGSLRKKALQSFVHYVYLRHGIHMTVELVDKLKELGFIYATRAGISIGIDDMVVPPTKVDMVDRARQEQITVEQQFLDGLITNRERYNKVISIWSDATERISEAMFKEMTRREKENDEFNPILMMADSGARGSKQQMRQLAGMRGLMAKPSGEIIETPITANFREGLNVLQYFISTHGARKGLADTALKTANSGYLTRRLVDVSQDVIISADDCQTSEGIEVSRIEEGGEIIEDLRDRIVGRVALEDIIDPGNGEILVARNGMVDEDLATTVQDSGLQTVRIRSVLTCECERGVCVRCYGRNLATGREVESGEAVGVIAAQSIGEPGTQLTMRTFHIGGTARIDEQSGIEIRNAGQVYYENLKTVDNREGKPVAINRNGAVVIRDREGRERERYNIVYGAILEVRDGEHIESGTKLAEWDPYNFAILTDIAGTIEFHDIEAGVTMKEEVEEVSGLSRQVIVQSQDEKRHPQLLIRDAEGNSQRKILLPVHAIVMVQDGVAVREGDVMAKIPRATTKTKDITGGLPRVVDLFEARHPKEPAEMAEIDGVVHYGDIVKGSRKVLVRTDDGEEREYAIPRGMHVTVQEGESVVAGDAFTDGPKDPHKILEILGEREFQEVYRLQGVQIHDKHIEVIIRQMMRWIKIEDPGDTEFIVDEQVDRFRFVRENERVLEDGGVPARGRPLLLGITKASLATESFISAASFQETTRVLTEASISGKVDLLRGLKENVIMGRLIPAGTGMDTYTDIQIEPDGPPPMEEPRFEEGGEGEMDLDTDRFAEMIRQAAAAAAGAEPGS, encoded by the coding sequence ATGAATAGACCGCCATTCCTCTTCGACAAAGCGAAGACCATTAACGACTTCAGTGCGATTCGCATCAGCCTCGCGAGTCCGGAGAAGATTCGTAGTTGGTCCTACGGCGAGGTAACGAAGCCGGAGACGATCAACTATCGAACGTTCAAACCGGAACGTGATGGACTTTTCTGCGCAAGGATTTTCGGCCCGGTGACGGACTGGGAATGTCTCTGCGGAAAGTTCAAGAGGATGAAGCATCGCGGCGTCGTCTGTGACAAGTGCGGCGTTGAGGTGACCCAGAGCAAGGTGCGTCGCGAGCGAATGGGACACATCGAGCTTGCGAGCCCTGTCAGCCATGTCTGGTTTTTCAAGGGTCTTCCGAGCCGAATCGGGCATCTGCTGGACATGACGCTCCGCGAGCTGGAGCGAATCCTCTATTTCGAAGCCTACGTCGTCATCGATCCCGGCGAAGCCGTCGAGCTGACGGAGAAGGAAGTCCTCTCCGAAGAGCAGTATCGCGAGCTACAGGACAAATATCCGGACGGCTTCCAGGCCGGCATGGGCGCCGAGGCGATCAAGGAGATCCTCGCCCGTCTCGACATCGAGAGCCTGGCCAAGGAAATGCGCGAGCTGATGCGGACCGAGACGTCGCAGCAGAAGCGGCTAAAGTTTGCAAAGCGACTGAAGGTTGTCGATGCCTTCCGTAAGTCGGGGAACCAACCCGAGTGGATGATCCTGGACGTCGTTCCGGTTATCCCGCCGGAGCTCCGGCCGCTGGTACCGCTCGACGGCGGTCGGTTCGCGACCTCCGATCTCAACGATCTCTACCGTCGCGTGATCAATCGCAATAACCGATTGAAGAAGCTTCTGGATCTGAAGGCTCCGGATGTCATCGTGCGCAACGAGAAGCGTATGTTACAGGAAGCCGTCGATGCACTCTTCGACAACGGTCGTCGCGGTCGTGTCCTGCGTGGCAGCAACAACCGACCGTTGAAGTCTCTGTCCGACACGATCAAGGGCAAGCAGGGGCGTTTTCGTCAGAACCTCCTGGGCAAGCGTGTCGACTATTCCGGTCGTTCGGTCATCGTCGTTGGGCCGGATCTCAAGCTCCACCAGTGCGGGCTGCCGAAGAAGATGGCGCTGGAGCTGTTCAAGCCGTTCATCTACAACAAGCTCGAGGAGCAGGGGCTCGTCACCACCATCAAGGCCGCCAAGGAAATGGTCGAGATGGAGAGTGCCGAGGTCTGGGACTATCTCGAAGAGGTCATCAAGGAGCACCCGGTGCTCTTGAACCGGGCCCCGACACTGCATCGGCTGGGCATTCAGGCCTTCGAGCCGGTCCTGGTCGAGGGCAAGGCGATCAAGATTCACCCGCTGGTCTGTACCGCGTTCAATGCGGACTTCGACGGCGACCAGATGGCGGTCCATGTTCCGTTGTCCGCGAAATCGCAGATCGAGGCAATGGTTCTGATGTTGTCGACCAACAACATCCTCAGTCCGTCCAACGGACTGCCGATCGTCAACCCCAGTCAGGACATTGTTCTGGGTTGCTACTACATGACCCAGGAGAAGGCCAGCGCCAAGGGTGCCGGCCGCATGTTCGGCTCTCAGCAGGAGGTGCTCCTGGCCTATCAGGCCGGCGAGGTCGAGACGCTGACGCCGATTACGTTGCGCTACAGCGGCAACCTCATCGATCTGACGACGCTGCCGCCGAAGGAACAGGACAACGTGGTCCGTGCTCCGGAGCAGACCGTCGAAGCCTATCGCCTGCAGACGACCGTCGGTCGCGTGTTGTTCAACAACGCGCTGTCCGAGGGGTTGCCTTTCGTCAACGGCTCGCTACGCAAGAAGGCACTCCAGTCGTTCGTGCACTACGTCTACCTGCGGCATGGCATCCACATGACCGTGGAGTTGGTCGACAAGCTCAAGGAGCTTGGCTTCATCTATGCGACTCGGGCCGGCATCTCGATCGGGATCGACGACATGGTCGTGCCGCCCACCAAGGTCGACATGGTGGATCGAGCTCGTCAGGAGCAGATCACCGTCGAGCAGCAGTTCCTTGACGGTCTGATCACCAATCGCGAGCGCTACAACAAGGTCATCTCGATCTGGTCCGATGCCACCGAGCGCATCTCCGAGGCCATGTTCAAGGAGATGACCCGTCGCGAGAAGGAAAACGACGAGTTCAACCCGATCCTGATGATGGCCGATTCCGGTGCCCGTGGCAGTAAGCAGCAGATGCGACAGCTTGCCGGAATGCGCGGCCTGATGGCCAAGCCTTCGGGCGAGATCATCGAGACACCGATTACCGCAAACTTCCGCGAGGGGCTGAACGTACTGCAATACTTCATCTCGACTCACGGCGCTCGAAAAGGTCTGGCGGATACCGCACTCAAGACCGCCAACTCCGGATACCTCACGCGACGCCTCGTTGACGTTTCGCAGGATGTGATCATCTCCGCGGACGATTGTCAGACCAGTGAGGGCATCGAGGTCAGTCGAATCGAAGAGGGCGGTGAGATCATCGAGGATCTGCGTGATCGCATCGTCGGTCGTGTGGCTCTCGAGGACATCATTGACCCGGGGAACGGCGAGATTCTCGTCGCTCGTAACGGGATGGTGGACGAGGATCTGGCCACCACCGTGCAGGACTCGGGGCTTCAGACGGTTCGCATCCGCTCCGTGCTGACCTGCGAATGTGAACGCGGTGTCTGTGTTCGCTGCTACGGACGTAACCTCGCGACCGGTCGCGAGGTCGAAAGTGGCGAGGCGGTGGGCGTCATCGCTGCCCAGTCCATCGGAGAACCCGGTACGCAGCTCACGATGCGGACGTTCCATATCGGTGGTACCGCGCGTATCGACGAGCAGAGCGGGATCGAGATCCGCAATGCCGGTCAGGTCTACTACGAGAATCTGAAGACCGTGGACAATCGCGAAGGTAAACCGGTTGCGATCAACCGCAATGGCGCTGTCGTTATTCGCGATCGCGAGGGTCGAGAGCGCGAGCGCTACAATATCGTCTACGGTGCCATTCTTGAGGTCCGTGACGGTGAGCACATCGAGTCCGGTACCAAGCTTGCCGAGTGGGATCCCTACAACTTTGCGATCCTGACCGATATCGCGGGCACCATCGAGTTCCACGACATCGAAGCGGGTGTCACGATGAAGGAAGAGGTCGAGGAGGTCTCGGGTCTTTCTCGCCAGGTGATCGTGCAGTCGCAGGATGAGAAGCGACACCCCCAACTGCTGATTCGCGACGCAGAGGGGAATTCCCAGCGAAAGATCCTCCTGCCGGTCCACGCCATCGTCATGGTCCAGGACGGCGTCGCCGTCCGCGAGGGCGACGTGATGGCGAAGATCCCGCGAGCGACCACGAAGACCAAGGACATCACCGGTGGTCTACCACGCGTGGTCGATCTGTTCGAGGCTCGACACCCCAAGGAACCGGCGGAGATGGCCGAGATCGACGGCGTCGTTCACTACGGGGACATCGTCAAGGGTTCGCGGAAGGTGCTGGTCCGAACCGATGATGGCGAGGAACGCGAGTACGCGATTCCCCGGGGCATGCACGTTACCGTTCAGGAAGGGGAGTCCGTTGTGGCCGGTGACGCGTTCACCGATGGTCCCAAGGACCCGCACAAGATCCTGGAGATTCTCGGTGAGCGGGAATTTCAGGAGGTCTATCGACTGCAAGGCGTGCAGATCCACGACAAGCACATTGAGGTGATCATTCGTCAGATGATGCGCTGGATCAAGATCGAGGATCCGGGTGACACCGAGTTTATCGTTGACGAGCAGGTCGACCGATTCCGCTTCGTCCGCGAGAACGAAAGAGTCCTCGAGGACGGCGGCGTCCCGGCCCGTGGCCGGCCGTTGCTTCTGGGAATCACCAAGGCCAGTCTGGCCACCGAGTCCTTCATCTCGGCGGCCAGTTTCCAGGAGACGACCCGGGTTCTGACCGAGGCCTCGATCTCCGGCAAGGTGGACCTCCTGAGGGGGCTCAAGGAGAACGTGATCATGGGACGGCTCATTCCGGCGGGAACCGGGATGGACACCTACACCGATATCCAGATCGAGCCCGATGGACCCCCTCCGATGGAGGAGCCCCGCTTCGAAGAGGGCGGCGAGGGCGAAATGGACCTCGATACCGATCGATTTGCGGAGATGATTCGACAGGCTGCCGCCGCGGCAGCGGGAGCAGAACCGGGGAGCTGA
- the rpoB gene encoding DNA-directed RNA polymerase subunit beta, producing MSENSTAARTRADFSKIKAAIPIPNLIEVQKRSYERFLQMRTAPADRDDHIGLQAVFKSIFPIRDFRETCSLEFVDYTIGNWECKCGELRGIEHLRSECTFCGHRLVVPDARKGEVTCANCGNLTAVTVRECDDCGDPVALKFKYDVEECQERGQTYTVPLKVTIQLVVYDKDPDTEARTIRDIKEQEVYFGEIPMLTEHGTFIVNGTERVIVSQLHRSPGVFFQSDANRTTFLSKVIPYRGSWVEFETDAKNVLHVRIDRKRKFPATIFLRALGVDDIPSIFETFYSPVVVRIKDGHFDFKVGDGLLNCKVRSTVSARGKEVIKKNRRIRAETLADLKKARLTWIPVADTEAEGAFSVHDIVDEETGEVVVEAAKPLTDEALIDLQARGIREFEAVFPEREDVGDTLIDTLAKDTVQNQQEALIEIYRRLRPGDPPTPDSSRTLFNSMFFDPTRYDFSKVGRLKFNTKIYGVSPEDWAEDVRERWEKGEDRTPTREDFVEVLRYMLKLKKGKGDIDDIDHLGNRRVRSVGELLENQFRIGLVRMERAIKEKMSVYQEMTTAMPHDLINAKPVMAAIQEFFGSSQLSQFMDQTNPLSEVTHKRRLSALGPGGLSRERAGFEVRDVHPTHYGRICPIETPEGPNIGLISSLSCFARINDYGFIESPYRRVESGRVLDFVRVTRTGQSQYKLDDVVSAADFVVQRKKVVDSGKLAPEAVAHSFYLSAYQEDRETIAQANAHLGDDGSFQNERVNARKAGEFKLVPREDVGYIDVSPKQLVSVAASLIPFLENDDANRALMGSNMQRQAVPLVKPKAPFVGTGMESITARDSGAVVVCKRAGIVDIVDSQRIIVRVGAMGQEDFGADIYSLVKFKRSNQNTCMNQRPIVREGQRVEEGTVLADGPCTERGELALGRNILVAFMPWRGFNFEDAILVSEDCVREDVFTSIHIEEFDVEARDTKLGPEEITRDIPNVSEDFLKDLDEAGVIRIGARVKPGDILVGKVTPKGETQLTPEEKLLRAIFGEKSGDVRDASLNAPPGVDGIVVDVKIFSRKGVEKDSRAGEIEQEQIERLEKDLKDEIRILNEEDRKKLIELLDSEALTEPLSDRRRGSALLEAGTVLTRQVMSGMDTEDLRRCIIKPTKTSKVKEIYRIEERTKKRINILRQLNKEKIEQMQKGDELAPGVIKMVKVFVAMKRKLSVGDKMAGRHGNKGVISRLLPVEDMPYLPDGTPVEVVLNPLGVPSRMNVGQILETHLGWAGSEHGRWITERLAQERSKAAADLRQRLLSALPQKVTRDQVENASDDEIIELAKYYKDGIRYATPVFDGAHEEEIKRQLTLAGLPTSGKITLRDGRSGEPFEQLVTVGYIYLIKLSHLVDDKIHARSIGPYSLITQQPLGGKAQFGGQRFGEMEVWALEAYGAAHILQELLTVKSDDVYGRTKIYEALVKGESAVEPGLPESFNVLVRELQSLCLDVELLSDQGGTPEVSAF from the coding sequence ATGTCCGAGAACTCGACAGCTGCCCGCACCAGGGCTGATTTTTCAAAGATCAAGGCGGCGATTCCGATCCCGAACCTGATCGAAGTCCAGAAGCGCTCCTACGAGCGGTTCCTACAGATGCGTACGGCTCCGGCCGATCGCGACGACCACATCGGTCTGCAGGCGGTCTTCAAGTCCATCTTCCCGATTAGAGACTTCCGCGAGACCTGTTCCCTGGAGTTTGTCGATTACACGATCGGCAACTGGGAATGCAAATGTGGTGAGTTGCGCGGCATCGAGCATCTCCGTAGCGAGTGCACGTTCTGTGGACATCGATTGGTGGTCCCCGACGCCCGCAAGGGCGAGGTGACCTGCGCCAACTGCGGGAACCTGACGGCCGTCACCGTTCGCGAGTGTGATGACTGCGGCGATCCTGTCGCCCTCAAGTTCAAGTACGACGTTGAGGAGTGTCAGGAGCGTGGACAGACCTATACGGTCCCGCTGAAGGTGACGATCCAGCTTGTCGTCTACGACAAGGATCCGGACACCGAGGCGCGTACGATCCGCGACATCAAGGAACAAGAAGTCTACTTCGGCGAGATCCCGATGCTCACCGAGCACGGGACGTTTATCGTCAATGGAACCGAGCGGGTCATCGTCTCGCAGCTCCATCGAAGTCCCGGCGTCTTCTTCCAGTCCGATGCCAATCGTACGACCTTCCTCTCGAAGGTGATTCCGTACCGCGGTTCGTGGGTCGAGTTTGAGACCGACGCCAAGAACGTGCTTCACGTTCGAATCGATCGGAAACGAAAATTCCCCGCGACGATCTTCTTGCGTGCGCTTGGTGTGGATGACATCCCGTCAATCTTTGAGACCTTCTATTCGCCCGTCGTGGTGCGGATCAAGGACGGCCACTTTGACTTCAAGGTCGGCGACGGCTTGCTCAACTGCAAGGTCCGCTCGACGGTCAGCGCTCGTGGCAAAGAGGTCATCAAGAAGAATCGTCGGATCCGTGCGGAGACTCTTGCCGACCTCAAGAAGGCCCGCTTGACGTGGATCCCGGTCGCCGACACCGAGGCGGAGGGAGCCTTCTCCGTTCACGACATCGTCGACGAGGAGACCGGAGAGGTCGTCGTCGAGGCCGCCAAGCCTCTCACCGACGAGGCACTGATCGATCTGCAGGCTCGTGGGATCAGAGAGTTCGAAGCGGTCTTCCCGGAGCGGGAAGACGTGGGTGACACCCTGATCGACACGCTTGCCAAGGATACGGTCCAGAACCAGCAGGAAGCCCTGATCGAGATCTATCGACGTCTGCGCCCGGGTGATCCGCCCACGCCGGACTCTTCCCGAACGCTGTTCAACAGCATGTTCTTCGACCCGACCCGCTACGACTTTTCGAAAGTCGGTCGCCTCAAGTTCAACACCAAGATCTACGGTGTCAGTCCCGAGGACTGGGCGGAGGACGTCCGCGAGCGTTGGGAGAAGGGCGAGGATCGCACTCCCACCCGCGAGGACTTCGTGGAGGTCCTGCGTTACATGCTGAAGCTCAAGAAGGGCAAGGGCGACATCGACGATATCGATCACCTCGGTAACCGTCGCGTGCGTAGCGTGGGTGAGCTTCTCGAGAACCAGTTCCGAATCGGCCTCGTCCGGATGGAGCGTGCGATCAAGGAGAAGATGTCGGTCTATCAGGAGATGACGACCGCCATGCCTCACGACCTGATCAATGCCAAACCGGTCATGGCGGCGATCCAGGAGTTCTTCGGCAGCAGTCAGCTGTCCCAGTTCATGGATCAGACCAACCCACTCTCGGAGGTGACTCACAAGCGTCGCCTGTCCGCCCTCGGGCCGGGGGGTCTATCCAGAGAGCGGGCCGGTTTCGAGGTTCGCGACGTTCACCCGACTCACTACGGGCGTATCTGCCCCATCGAAACGCCTGAAGGACCCAACATCGGCCTGATCTCGTCGTTGTCCTGTTTCGCCCGGATCAACGACTACGGGTTCATCGAGTCGCCGTACCGCAGGGTCGAATCGGGCCGTGTGCTCGATTTCGTCCGCGTGACGCGAACGGGGCAGAGTCAGTACAAGCTGGACGACGTGGTCTCCGCCGCCGACTTCGTGGTGCAAAGGAAGAAGGTCGTCGACTCCGGGAAACTTGCTCCGGAGGCCGTGGCGCATTCGTTCTATCTGTCGGCCTATCAGGAAGACCGCGAGACCATCGCCCAGGCCAACGCACATCTCGGTGACGATGGCTCGTTCCAGAACGAACGGGTCAACGCGCGAAAGGCCGGCGAGTTCAAGTTGGTTCCGCGTGAGGATGTCGGATACATCGATGTCTCGCCGAAGCAGCTTGTTTCGGTGGCTGCATCCCTGATCCCGTTTCTCGAAAACGACGATGCCAACCGTGCGCTGATGGGTTCCAACATGCAACGGCAGGCCGTGCCGTTGGTGAAGCCGAAGGCACCCTTCGTCGGCACCGGCATGGAGTCGATCACGGCGCGGGATTCCGGTGCCGTCGTCGTCTGCAAGCGAGCCGGCATCGTCGATATCGTCGACTCTCAGCGCATCATCGTCCGCGTAGGTGCGATGGGGCAGGAGGACTTCGGCGCAGATATCTACTCGCTGGTCAAGTTCAAGCGTTCCAACCAGAACACCTGCATGAATCAGCGTCCGATCGTCCGAGAAGGACAACGTGTCGAGGAGGGCACGGTGCTGGCTGACGGCCCCTGCACCGAGCGTGGCGAGCTGGCGCTGGGACGAAACATTCTGGTCGCATTCATGCCCTGGCGCGGTTTCAACTTCGAGGATGCGATCCTCGTATCCGAAGACTGTGTCCGGGAGGACGTCTTCACCTCGATCCATATCGAGGAGTTCGACGTCGAGGCTCGAGACACCAAGCTGGGGCCGGAGGAGATCACCCGGGACATTCCCAATGTCTCCGAGGATTTCCTCAAGGACCTCGACGAGGCCGGTGTCATCCGTATCGGTGCCCGTGTCAAACCCGGCGACATCCTGGTCGGCAAGGTGACTCCCAAGGGAGAGACCCAGCTGACGCCGGAGGAGAAGCTCCTCCGCGCGATCTTCGGCGAGAAGTCTGGCGATGTCCGCGACGCATCCCTCAACGCGCCTCCCGGGGTCGACGGGATCGTCGTCGATGTCAAGATCTTCAGCCGCAAGGGCGTGGAGAAGGACAGTCGCGCCGGCGAGATCGAGCAGGAGCAGATCGAACGTCTCGAGAAGGATCTCAAGGATGAGATCCGGATCCTCAACGAGGAGGATCGCAAAAAACTGATCGAGCTTCTGGACAGCGAGGCGCTGACCGAGCCCCTCAGCGATCGAAGACGTGGAAGCGCCCTTCTCGAAGCCGGAACCGTTCTGACCCGCCAGGTCATGTCGGGGATGGACACCGAGGACCTTCGCCGATGCATCATCAAGCCGACGAAGACCTCCAAGGTCAAAGAGATCTATCGCATCGAGGAGCGAACCAAGAAGCGGATCAACATCCTGCGTCAACTCAACAAGGAAAAGATTGAGCAGATGCAAAAGGGAGACGAACTGGCTCCCGGTGTGATCAAGATGGTCAAGGTCTTCGTCGCGATGAAGCGCAAGCTGAGCGTCGGCGACAAGATGGCCGGCCGCCACGGCAACAAGGGTGTCATCTCCCGACTGTTGCCCGTGGAGGACATGCCGTATTTGCCGGACGGAACGCCGGTCGAGGTCGTCCTGAATCCGCTTGGCGTGCCCTCGCGAATGAACGTGGGCCAGATCCTCGAGACCCATCTGGGATGGGCGGGTTCGGAACACGGCCGCTGGATCACCGAGAGGCTGGCACAGGAGCGCAGCAAGGCTGCGGCGGACCTGCGGCAACGACTGTTAAGTGCACTCCCGCAGAAGGTGACCCGCGATCAGGTCGAGAACGCAAGCGACGACGAGATCATCGAGCTTGCGAAGTACTACAAAGACGGCATTCGCTATGCAACGCCGGTCTTTGACGGTGCGCACGAGGAGGAGATCAAGAGGCAGCTAACGCTGGCCGGTCTACCGACTTCGGGCAAGATCACGCTTCGGGACGGCCGATCCGGCGAACCGTTCGAGCAGTTGGTGACCGTCGGTTACATCTATCTGATCAAGCTGTCCCATCTGGTGGACGACAAGATCCACGCGCGTTCGATCGGGCCGTACTCGCTGATTACCCAGCAGCCGCTGGGCGGTAAGGCGCAGTTCGGTGGCCAACGCTTCGGTGAGATGGAGGTGTGGGCTCTCGAGGCGTATGGCGCCGCTCACATCCTGCAGGAACTGCTCACCGTCAAGTCCGATGACGTCTACGGCAGAACGAAGATCTACGAAGCGCTGGTCAAGGGTGAGTCTGCGGTAGAGCCCGGACTTCCGGAGTCGTTCAACGTTCTCGTTCGTGAGCTTCAGAGTCTTTGTCTCGATGTCGAACTTCTGAGCGATCAAGGCGGGACCCCTGAGGTCTCGGCATTTTGA
- the rplL gene encoding 50S ribosomal protein L7/L12 produces the protein MADLEKLSENLSELTVMEASSLVKMLEEKWGVSAAAPVAMAAAGAAGGEAAAEEQTEFDVILKEVGAKKINVIKAVREVTSLGLKEAKDLVDGAPKAIKEATTKEEAAEIKKKFEDVGATVEIK, from the coding sequence ATGGCCGATCTGGAAAAACTGAGCGAGAACCTTAGCGAGCTCACCGTGATGGAAGCGTCGAGCCTCGTCAAGATGCTCGAAGAGAAATGGGGCGTCTCCGCCGCAGCTCCGGTCGCGATGGCGGCTGCGGGTGCCGCCGGCGGGGAAGCGGCAGCCGAAGAGCAGACCGAGTTCGACGTGATTCTCAAGGAAGTCGGCGCCAAGAAGATCAACGTGATCAAGGCGGTCCGTGAAGTCACCAGCCTGGGTCTGAAAGAGGCCAAGGATCTGGTCGACGGCGCACCCAAGGCGATCAAGGAAGCCACCACGAAAGAGGAGGCCGCAGAGATCAAGAAGAAATTCGAAGACGTGGGTGCCACCGTCGAGATCAAGTAA
- the rplJ gene encoding 50S ribosomal protein L10, translating to MNRAEKIEAVETYKKTFEENPHMVLATFSGLTVNQVNSLRNSVRDAGGEYRVIKNRLAKLAAAGTTAEKLAGDFSGPCAMATHADDPVALAKSLATFAKENPEVRLLAGVVEGKDLLDTAGLTQLSKLPGLQELRAQLLALINTPATTLVRLVQTPGTQLARVIDAREGEAAADA from the coding sequence GTGAATCGCGCCGAAAAAATTGAAGCCGTAGAAACTTACAAGAAGACCTTCGAGGAGAACCCCCATATGGTTCTCGCGACGTTCAGCGGGTTGACCGTGAACCAGGTCAACAGCCTCCGAAACTCGGTCCGCGACGCCGGTGGCGAATACCGCGTGATCAAGAATCGGCTGGCCAAGCTGGCCGCAGCCGGTACGACGGCCGAGAAACTGGCCGGAGACTTCTCGGGGCCGTGTGCCATGGCAACCCATGCAGACGACCCGGTGGCGCTGGCGAAGTCCCTCGCCACCTTCGCCAAGGAGAACCCGGAAGTCCGGTTGCTGGCAGGAGTCGTGGAAGGGAAGGATCTCCTCGACACGGCAGGCCTCACGCAGCTTTCGAAGCTGCCCGGTCTGCAGGAATTGCGCGCCCAGCTGTTGGCCTTGATCAACACGCCGGCGACGACCCTGGTCCGTCTGGTTCAGACGCCCGGTACGCAACTTGCCCGAGTCATTGATGCACGAGAAGGAGAGGCCGCGGCGGACGCCTAG
- the rplA gene encoding 50S ribosomal protein L1: MAKHGKNYNKAAEAVEKRDHSLSDAVGKLKSVAYAKFDETVEVSLRLGVDPRHADQMVRGTIVLPHGIGKSKSVLVIAQGEKAKEAEEAGADFVGGKEMVEKIQGGWTEFDAVVATPDMMREVGKLGRVLGPRGLMPNPKTGTVTFDVAKAVNEVKAGKVEFRVDKTANIHVPVGKLSFDDEKLVDNARALLRAVTKAKPSAAKGKYIESVHITSTMGPGLSLDAGEAELEGKS, translated from the coding sequence ATGGCGAAACACGGCAAGAACTACAACAAGGCAGCAGAGGCCGTCGAGAAGCGTGATCATTCGCTTTCTGACGCGGTTGGAAAGCTGAAGAGCGTGGCCTACGCGAAGTTCGACGAGACCGTCGAGGTCAGCCTGCGGTTGGGCGTCGACCCGCGTCATGCGGATCAAATGGTTCGTGGGACCATCGTCCTGCCTCACGGAATCGGCAAGAGCAAGTCCGTCCTGGTCATCGCCCAGGGTGAGAAGGCCAAGGAGGCCGAGGAGGCCGGCGCCGATTTCGTGGGTGGCAAAGAGATGGTCGAGAAGATTCAGGGTGGTTGGACGGAGTTCGACGCCGTCGTCGCCACACCCGACATGATGCGTGAGGTCGGCAAGCTCGGTCGAGTCCTCGGCCCGCGAGGACTGATGCCGAACCCTAAGACCGGTACGGTCACCTTTGACGTCGCCAAGGCCGTCAACGAGGTCAAGGCCGGTAAGGTCGAATTTCGCGTTGACAAGACCGCGAATATCCACGTACCGGTCGGCAAACTGTCCTTCGATGACGAGAAGCTGGTCGACAACGCCCGCGCGTTGTTGCGGGCCGTGACCAAGGCCAAGCCCTCAGCAGCCAAAGGCAAGTACATCGAGTCCGTCCATATCACGTCGACGATGGGGCCGGGATTATCCCTGGACGCCGGCGAAGCGGAACTGGAAGGTAAGTCGTGA